The following proteins are co-located in the Polymorphospora rubra genome:
- a CDS encoding DUF2795 domain-containing protein, whose translation MTADLSAARPYLKGLDFPASRQAMIRHALRNGADRPVLDLLRTLPDTDYKTSGEFTDLPDRP comes from the coding sequence ATGACCGCCGATCTGTCCGCCGCGCGCCCGTACCTCAAGGGGCTTGACTTTCCGGCCAGCCGCCAGGCGATGATCCGCCACGCCCTGCGCAACGGGGCCGACCGACCGGTCCTCGACCTGCTGCGCACGCTCCCGGACACGGACTACAAGACCTCCGGCGAGTTCACCGACCTGCCCGACCGCCCGTGA
- a CDS encoding bifunctional 5,10-methylenetetrahydrofolate dehydrogenase/5,10-methenyltetrahydrofolate cyclohydrolase: protein MPETATTARPLPGAPVAEAVFAEVTDRVAALRAAGTVPALATVLVGDDPASAGYIRMKQQRAAELGFASPHVHLPADATRHDLAAAIDSLNGDPAVHAILVQHPIPAHLDYAEALLRIDPAKDVDGLHPTSLGRLAAGLPSPVPCTPAGIEALLAFHNVPVAGRDVVVLGRGTTLGRPLAMLLAQKRATADAAVTVVHSGIPNWARHTRRADIVIAAVGVPGILRPEHIRPGATVVGGGVRYEGRRLLPDVDEACETVAGAITPRVGGVGPTTVAMLFRNAVALAEQATHP, encoded by the coding sequence GTGCCCGAGACCGCCACCACCGCCCGCCCGCTGCCCGGCGCACCAGTCGCCGAAGCCGTCTTCGCCGAGGTCACCGACCGGGTCGCCGCCCTGCGGGCCGCCGGTACGGTGCCCGCGCTGGCCACCGTCCTGGTCGGCGACGACCCGGCGAGCGCCGGCTACATCCGGATGAAGCAGCAACGCGCCGCCGAGCTCGGCTTCGCGTCACCGCACGTGCACCTGCCCGCCGACGCCACCCGGCACGACCTGGCCGCCGCCATCGACTCGCTCAACGGCGACCCGGCCGTACACGCGATCCTGGTGCAGCATCCGATCCCGGCCCACCTCGACTACGCCGAGGCGCTGCTGCGCATCGACCCCGCCAAGGACGTCGACGGCCTGCACCCGACCAGCCTCGGGCGGCTCGCCGCCGGACTGCCCAGCCCGGTGCCGTGCACGCCCGCCGGCATCGAGGCACTGCTCGCCTTCCACAATGTGCCCGTCGCCGGCCGCGACGTTGTCGTGCTCGGCCGGGGCACCACCCTCGGCCGGCCGCTGGCGATGCTGCTGGCCCAGAAACGAGCCACCGCCGACGCGGCCGTCACCGTCGTACACAGCGGCATACCGAACTGGGCACGACACACCCGACGGGCCGACATCGTGATCGCGGCGGTCGGCGTACCCGGCATCCTACGGCCGGAACACATCCGACCCGGCGCCACCGTCGTCGGCGGCGGCGTCCGCTACGAAGGCCGCCGCCTGCTCCCCGACGTCGACGAGGCGTGCGAGACGGTAGCCGGCGCGATCACACCCCGGGTCGGCGGAGTCGGCCCCACGACCGTCGCCATGCTCTTCCGCAACGCCGTAGCACTGGCCGAACAGGCCACCCACCCCTGA